A region of the Myxococcus guangdongensis genome:
TCCGGGGCGAAGCCGGGGGCCCACACGCTGGGCTGGGCGGTGGTGGGATGCGGTCTGGTGGCGCGGGACTACGTCATCCCGGCGCTCCAGGGCGCGCGCAACGCGCGGCTGGTGGCGCTGTGTGATTCAGACGCGGAGGCGCTGATGCGCGTCCAGGCGGACGACGTCGTCCGGCACACCGCGCTGGACGCGGCGCTGGCGGACCGGAGCGTGGAGGCCGTCTACATCGCCACGCCCAACCACCTGCACGCCGCGATGACGGAGGCGTGCGCTGCGGCGGGCAAGCACGTGCTGTGCGAGAAGCCCATGGCCATCACCCCGCAGGACGGGCTGCGCATGCTGTCCGCGTGTCGGCGCGCGGGCGTGCACTACGCCACCGCCTTCGACCAGCGCCACCACGCCGCGCACCGCAAGCTGCGCACGCTGGTGAAGGAGGGCGCGCTGGGCACCATCACCCAGGCGCGCATCCACTACGCCTGCTGGCTGCCCGCGGACTGGGCTGCGAACAACTGGCGCATCGACCCGGAGCAGGCCGGCGGCGGCGCGATGATTGACCTGGCGCCCCACGGGCTGGACCTGCTGGAGGTCGTCCTGGGGGATGAGTGGCAGTCGCTCACCGCGATGACGCAGCGGCGCGTGCATGACTACCCGGTGGACGACGGCGCGGTGCTGATGGGTCAGTTCCGCGGTGGCACGCTGGGGCTCCTGCAGGTGGCCTACAACTGCCCGGACGCCTACCCCCGGCGCACGCTGGAGCTCATCGGCACCCGCGCGCGCGCGCTGGCGTACAAGACGATGGGGCAGACGCCCGGCGGGACGCTGTCGCTCACCGACGCGACGACGGGCGCGGAGACGCGGCTCCCCCTGTCTCCGGACGAGGACCAGAGCCCCTTCCGCAACCAGGTGGAGGCCTTCTCCGAGTGCGTGCTGGAAGGCCGGCCGCAGCCCTTCGCCCCGGAGCGCGACGTGCGCCTCGTGGGGCTCCTGTCGCAGGCGCTCCACGCCGGGAAGGCGTTTCCCCCATGTCACTGACGCGCTACGCCTGCACCCACTGCGGCACCTGGCAGCCGGGGTTTGCTCGCCAGCCGCCCGCGAGCTGCCCCACCTGCCTGGACGTGCGCAACGCCCTGCCGCCAGACGGTTGGGAGTTCCAGACGACGGGCCAGGTGGCGGAGCGCCTGAGCACGCGCTGGGAGGAGGCGCTGCCCGGCATCTGGGGCTTCCGCTGCGCGCCGGGCTTCGGCCTGGGCTCCACGGGGTGGCTCCTGCGCGGCCCCGAGGGCAACGTCGCGTTCGAGGGCGCGCCCTGGTACTCGCGGCCGGCGCTGGAGATCCTGGAGTCGATGGGCGGCATCCAGGTGCTGTCCGCGTCGCACCCGCACGGCTTCGGGGCGCTGTGGCAGCTGCAGGAGCGCTTCGACCCGCTGCTCGTCCTGCACCGGGACGCGGTTCAATACAGCAAGGCCTTCCAGGTGCGCTGGCCGGTGGATGACGAGCACACCCTGGCGCCGGGCCTGACGCTGCACTGCGTGGCGGGGCACTACGAAGGCCAGACGGTGCTGTACGACGCGCGCACCCGCTCGCTGTTCTGCGGCGACGCGCTGAAGGTGGAGCTGGACGCGCGCGGCCGCCCCACGGCGCTGTCGTGTCACAAGGGCTTCCACTACGCGATTCCGCTGAGCCACGCGGAGCTGCGCCGCTACCGCCGGGTGCTCGAGCAGCTCCCGTTCGAGAACGTCTTCACCCCGTTCGAGTTCGCGCGCG
Encoded here:
- a CDS encoding Gfo/Idh/MocA family protein produces the protein MSGAKPGAHTLGWAVVGCGLVARDYVIPALQGARNARLVALCDSDAEALMRVQADDVVRHTALDAALADRSVEAVYIATPNHLHAAMTEACAAAGKHVLCEKPMAITPQDGLRMLSACRRAGVHYATAFDQRHHAAHRKLRTLVKEGALGTITQARIHYACWLPADWAANNWRIDPEQAGGGAMIDLAPHGLDLLEVVLGDEWQSLTAMTQRRVHDYPVDDGAVLMGQFRGGTLGLLQVAYNCPDAYPRRTLELIGTRARALAYKTMGQTPGGTLSLTDATTGAETRLPLSPDEDQSPFRNQVEAFSECVLEGRPQPFAPERDVRLVGLLSQALHAGKAFPPCH
- a CDS encoding MBL fold metallo-hydrolase, which translates into the protein MSLTRYACTHCGTWQPGFARQPPASCPTCLDVRNALPPDGWEFQTTGQVAERLSTRWEEALPGIWGFRCAPGFGLGSTGWLLRGPEGNVAFEGAPWYSRPALEILESMGGIQVLSASHPHGFGALWQLQERFDPLLVLHRDAVQYSKAFQVRWPVDDEHTLAPGLTLHCVAGHYEGQTVLYDARTRSLFCGDALKVELDARGRPTALSCHKGFHYAIPLSHAELRRYRRVLEQLPFENVFTPFEFARGVTREHALALFDRLLTGMPHTRPIALEELS